From Rana temporaria chromosome 7, aRanTem1.1, whole genome shotgun sequence, the proteins below share one genomic window:
- the LOC120944863 gene encoding uncharacterized protein LOC120944863: MDPVILKIDEAIILIALRRQRRRRQQEERSRRQHQYWVHPMVSHRVSTGHFCNLYSELRSYPTKFMNFTRMSVPRFDDLLERLRPRLTRMDTVMRNSVSPEERLLVTLRFLATGQSYVTLHHYFLLGITTVSRVVKETCVAIWEELHDIVMPEPTEEIWESVVDTFWEKTQFPNCIGALDGKHIRVKKPPHSGSSYFNYKKYFSVVLLALSDAHLKFLFVDVGAYGSQGDGRIFRESAFGRRVHAGQLNIPESRPLPCTKEPSLPLVMVADEAFGLAENLMRPYSGCGLNRQQKVYNYRLSRARHVVECAFGVCTAK; encoded by the exons ATGGATCCTGTCATCCTGAAAATTGATGAGGCAATCATTCTGATTGCCTTGCGGAGGCAACGGAGAAGGAGACAGCAGGAGGAGAGAAGCAGGAGACAGCATCAATATTGGGTGCATCCTATGGTATCCCATCGGGTGTCAACGGGGCACTTTTGCAATTTGTATTCTGAACTGCGTTCATATCCAACCAAATTCATGAACTTCACAAGGATGTCAGTGCCGCGCTTCGACGACCTGTTAGAGAGGCTCAGACCAAGGCTGACCAGGATGGACACTGTAATGCGGAACTCTGTTTCACCGGAGGAACGGCTCCTAGTGACACTCAG GTTCCTTGCCACAGGACAAAGTTATGTTACCTTACACCACTATTTCCTACTTGGCATCACAACAGTGTCTAGAGTGGTAAAGGAAACATGTGTGGCAATATGGGAGGAGTTACATGACATAGTGATGCCAGAGCCCACAGAAGAGATCTGGGAATCTGTCGTAGACACATTTTGGGAGAAAACGCAGTTTCCAAATTGTATTGGTGCCCTTGATGGGAAACACATCAGGGTGAAGAAACCACCCCACTCTGGATCATCCTATTTCAATTATAAGAAATATTTTTCGGTGGTCCTCCTAGCATTGTCCGATGCACACCTTAAATTTCTTTTTGTGGATGTGGGAGCTTATGGAAGCCAAGGTGACGGCCGTATATTCCGCGAGTCGGCCTTTGGGCGTCGTGTGCATGCGGGACAACTCAACATTCCTGAAAGCAGGCCTCTACCCTGCACTAAGGAACCCAGCCTACCGTTAGTAATGGTGGCAGACGAGGCCTTTGGATTGGCAGAAAACCTTATGAGGCCATACAGCGGCTGTGGTCTCAACCGTCAACAAAAAGTTTATAATTATAGACTCAGCCGTGCACGCCACGTAGTTGAATGTGCATTTGGGGTGTGCACAGCCAAATAG